From a region of the Ammospiza nelsoni isolate bAmmNel1 chromosome 24, bAmmNel1.pri, whole genome shotgun sequence genome:
- the ARHGAP32 gene encoding rho GTPase-activating protein 32 isoform X1 has protein sequence MKSRPTKQKLKQRGILKERVFGCDLGEHLLNSGHDVPQVLKSCTEFIEKHGIVDGIYRLSGIASNIQKLRHEFDSEQIPDLTKDIYIQDIHCVGSLCKLYFRELPNPLLTYQLYEKFSDAVSAATDEERLVKIHDVIQQLPPPHYRTLEFLMRHLARLADYCSITNMHTKNLAIVWAPNLLRSKQIESACFSGTAAFMEVRIQSVVVEFILNHVDVLFSSKLSSVIRDGAGHSSLSRPKSLLVSSPSTKLLTLEEAQARTQAQINSPIMADSKYIEVGEGPAALQGKFHTVIDFPSERKRPPSKMKKSPVGSWRSFFNLGKSSSVSKRKLQRNPSEPSEMKAIALAGGRGDSGTLRSAKSEESLTSLHAVDGESKLFRPRRPRSSSDALSASFNGELLGNMNRCNSYDNLPHDDSDGDEGLIHVPALISPRSSEDVDLSPPDIGVASLDFDPMSFQCSPPQAESECLDSSTSLLESVDINKEKPSLLKKDLESGSQSQTPGSATSSEPVSPFQEKMSPFFTLDLSPTEEQACKPLSFSPKTARKPIKSPPLSTEPVSVVLPSRMPEATGGVPTTSRNSSASSWSKEIGITEITNRSPTQMSLPLKNSETGTGEGAHQELQHPQLVTACKAELPEEGERAMPSSQNKTVPSGHTQPGAVALDSPQDPVPVSSVSLIPPPPPKNAARMLALALAESAQQASAQSHKRPGDAHAESTNYGEAEAGTALEKLHLSAGAPDKLHLFTAVPENRLHFQPGAPLEQDCQGTAGEQNHPPGAPGGQEPPPLHTGMPGDTPGSRDAEQEQSSFHLSRAGDKEAFPAHVGDWERAALHGPGTLPERELPGPEPAAEQPHLRAGLAGDKLHAPCAAEDKLQSPSVAPAGDKGAPAAVPYLSTLPGPEPRAPPGAAPQADVSVPPAPRAATAPAQRQEHQAAVGQVPAAKAPSGSGQMWSTATPEKPPEPTPGFVSENSSSARGSSSMPAGHQSHLEKPRESTRAPPLHLRSESVPAPSSYGFTPPVPPVRTLESKIAAAMHSNNTDAINNSNYHSFLASSMLASSVEEALLPPPPPPPPKHSSMQPVYVPHPKAESLPEPAGPDPYLHTKHQYRPESVPAHGYHGKAEQHQPYPPRPEPPVTAGARYGSYGTQGKGSAAGLHPKPRSRTDFVSSVSSAGLRGSGYAEEAPPYPTIRRVQSLHVPGPAAAVRSVPISRTEVPPDDEPVYCPRPLYQYKPYQPHSDYHVTQLQPYFENGRVHYRYSPYSSSSSSPFYAAADASFCDLDPYSTVRVRPFHGLPSREFGPYVSRLQGKGLYRYPSLAAYPRAGLINHLGKEHSFVSRDVPPAPDIKHMYMSWDLEDMEKYRMQSIRRESRTRQKVKGPLMSQYDNVAPLLQDELGGLDAVHLCSKSDPGKSGLLTVAEGKEGRYPAKAATPEGDERYYGQHAEPELDRALYHGGGYGNGQPEKPSLPQKQSSIRNRKMHEPGSSSSEHRTYLQQEANHRQPSEPKNGPPYPEYRPKGGPEPSEPMGYQHSGSKYIPGSQETLRLNHKEGRLAEDRPDLERPRGRASMEKHSRDCYKEEEHAAPPVAPPPKPERSHSLRMREHPEPMERDSALLYPYQTLGKRQSTMTVVSQYDNLEDYHTLPQHQRGGYAGAGGFVPPGFPHVHSRTYATALGQGAFLPTELCLQRPETEVHVE, from the exons TGCCCCAGGTGCTCAAGAGCTGCACGGAGTTCATCGAGAAGCACGGCATCGTGGATGGCATCTACCGCCTCTCCGGGATCGCCTCCAACATCCAGAAGCTGCG CCACGAGTTTGACTCCGAGCAGATTCCTGACCTGACCAAGGACATTTACATCCAGGACATCCACTGTGTGGGCTCCCTGTGCAAGCTGTACTTCCGAGAGCTGCCCAACCCCCTGCTCACCTACCAGCTCTACGAGAAGTTCTCT GATGCTGTTTCTGCCGCTACAGATGAGGAAAGGCTGGTTAAGATCCACGATGTGatccagcagctgcctcctccccaCTACAG GACACTGGAGTTCCTAATGAGACACTTGGCTCGTCTGGCTGATTATTGCTCCATCACAAATATGCACACCAAGAACTTGGCCATCGTGTGGGCTCCAAACCTCCTCAG gtccaAGCAGATCGAGTCGGCGTGCTTCAGCGGCACGGCCGCCTTCATGGAGGTGCGGATCCAGTCGGTGGTGGTGGAGTTCATCCTGAACCACGTGGACGTGCTCTTCAGCTCCAAGCTCAGCTCTGTCATCCGCGATGGGGCAG ggcacagctcttTGTCCCGGCCCAAGTCTCTGCTGGTGTCCTCCCCCTCCACCAAGCTGCTCACGCTGGAGGAGGCTCAGGCACGGACACAGGCCCAGATCAACTCTCCCATCATGGCAGACAGCAAGTACATCGAAGTGGGAGAAGGCCCAGCAGCTTTGCAGGGGAAATTCCACACAGTCATTGACTTCCCATCTGAAAG GAAAAGGCCTCCCAGCAAGATGAAGAAGTCTCCAGTGGGGAGCTGGCGTTCCTTCTTCAACCTGGGAAAATCCTCCTCCGTGTCCAAGCGCAAACTGCAGCGCAACCCCAGCGAGCCCTCGGAAATGAAAGCCATAGCCCTGGCAG GAGGACGAGGAGACAGCGGGACGCTCCGCTCGGCCAAGAGCGAGGAGTCCCTCACCTCCCTGCATGCTGTGGATG GTGAATCCAAACTGTTCCGGCCCAGAAGGCCCAGGTCCAGCAGCGATGCCCTGTCTGCCTCCTTCAACGGGGAGCTCCTGGGGAACATGAACCGCTGCAACTCCTACGACAACCTGCCCCATGACGACAGCGACGGTGACGAGGGGCTCATCCACGTCCCTGCCCTCATCTCCCCCCGCTCCTCGGAGGACGTGGACCTCAGCCCGCCGGACATCGGCGTCGCCAGCCTGGACTTCGACCCCATGTCCTTCCAGTGCAGTCCCCCCCAGGCGGAGTCCGAGTGCCTggacagcagcacctccctgctggaGTCCGTCGATATCAATAAGGAGAAGCCAAGCCTGCTCAAGAAGGATTTAGAATCAGGTAGCCAGTCCCAgaccccaggcagtgccacaagCTCTGAGCCAGTGTCCCCTTTCCAGGAGAAGATGAGTCCCTTCTTTACGCTGGACCTGAGCCCCACAGAAGAGCAGGCCTGCAAACCCCTCAGCTTCTCACCCAAGACAGCCCGAAAGCCCATCAAATCTCCACCACTGAGCACAGAACCAGTGTCCGTTGTGCTACCCAGCCGTATGCCAGAGGCCACGGGAGGAGTGCCCACCACATCCAGGAACTCCTCTGCTTCCAGCTGGAGCAAAGAGATTGGCATCACTGAGATCACAAACAGGTCCCCAACCCAGATGTCCTTGCCCCTGAAAAACAGTGAAacaggaacaggggaaggagcccaccaagagctgcagcatccccagctaGTGACTGCTTGCAAAGCAGAGTTGCCAGAAGAAGGGGAGAGAGCCATGCCAAGCAGTCAGAATAAGACTGTACCCAGTGGACACACCCAGCCAG GAGCAGTTGCCCTCGACTCCCCCCAGGATCCTGTTCCCGTCAGTTCTGTGTCTCTtatccctcctcctcctccgaaAAACGCAGCGCGTATGCTGGCCCTAGCGTTAGCCGAGTCCGCACAGCAAGCATCCGCCCAGTCCCACAAAAGGCCAGGAGATGCTCATGCTGAAAGCACAAATTATGGAGAGGCTGAAGCTGGCACAGCTCTAGAAAAGCTCCATCTCTCTGCGGGCGCTCCCGACAAGCTCCACCTGTTCACTGCTGTGCCCGAGAACCGCCTGCACTTCCAGCCCGGGGCACCTTTAGAGCAGGACTGCCAAGGCACGGCCGGGGAGCAGAACCACCCGCCCGGCGCACCTGGAGGCCAAGAGCCCCCGCCTCTCCACACGGGCATGCCTGGGGACAcgcctggcagcagggatgcgGAGCAGGAGCAGTCCAGCTTCCACCTCAGCAGAGCGGGGGACAAGGAGGCCTTCCCGGCCCACGTGGGGGACTGGGAGCGCGCGGCCCTGCACGGCCCAGGGACGCTGCCGGAGCGGGAGCTGCCCGGCCCGGAGCCGGCTGCGGAACAGCCCCACCTGCGCGCGGGCCTGGCCGGGGACAAGCTGCACGCTCCCTGCGCGGCCGAGGACAAGCTGCAGTCTCCCTCCgtggctcctgctggggacaaGGGCGCCCCGGCCGCGGTGCCGTACCTGAGCACCCTCCCGGGCCCAGAGCCCCGggccccgcccggggccgccccccAGGCAGACGTGAGCGTCCCACCCGCGCCGCGCGCGGCCACGGCCCCGGCACAGAGACAGGAGCACCAGGCAGCCGTGGGACAGGTGCCAGCGGCCAAAGCACCCAGCGGCTCTGGGCAG ATGTGGAGCACAGCTACACCTGAAAAGCCTCCGGAGCCCACACCAGGCTTTGTCTCTGAGAACAGTTCCAGTGCCCGTGGCTCCTCTTCCATGCCTGCAGGCCACCAGAGCCACTTGGAAAAGCCTCGGGAGAGCACGAGGGCTCCCCCTCTGCACCTGCGCTCCGAGTCAGTCCCTGCCCCCTCCTCCTACGGCTTCACCCCGCCCGTGCCACCCGTGAGGACACTGGAGAGCAAGATCGCCGCGGCCATGCACTCCAACAACACGGACGCCATCAACAACTCCAACTACCACTCCTTCCTGGCCTCCTCCATGCTGGCATCCTCCGTGGAGGaggcgctgctgccgccgccacCGCCACCGCCTCCCAAGCACTCGTCCATGCAGCCGGTGTACGTGCCGCACCCCAAGGCGGAGAGCCTCCCCGAGCCCGCGGGGCCTGACCCCTACCTGCACACCAAGCACCAGTACCGGCCCGAGAGCGTCCCTGCCCACGGCTACCACGGCAAGGCCGAGCAGCACCAGCCCTACCCGCCCCGCCCGGAGCCGCCCGTCACTGCAGGCGCGCGCTACGGCTCCTACGGCACGCAGGGCAAGGGCTCTGCCGCGGGCCTGCACCCCAAGCCCCGCAGCCGCACCGACTTCGTGTCCTCCGTGAGCtccgcggggctgcggggcagcGGCTACGCCGAGGAGGCCCCCCCGTACCCCACCATCCGCAGGGTGCAGTCGCTGCAcgtgcccggcccggccgccgccgtCCGCTCCGTGCCCATCTCCCGCACGGAGGTGCCCCCGGACGACGAGCCCGTGTACTGCCCGCGGCCCCTCTACCAGTACAAGCCGTATCAGCCCCACTCCGACTACCACGTCACGCAGCTCCAGCCTTACTTTGAGAACGGGCGGGTCCATTATCGCTACAGTCCCtactccagctcctccagctccccctTCTACGCCGCGGCCGACGCGAGTTTCTGTGACCTGGATCCCTACAGCACCGTGCGGGTCCGGCCCTTCCACGGCCTGCCCAGCCGCGAGTTCGGCCCCTACGTGTCCCGGCTGCAGGGCAAGGGGCTGTACCGCTACCCCAGCCTGGCCGCCTACCCCCGGGCGGGGCTCATCAACCACCTGGGCAAAGAGCACAGCTTCGTGAGCAGGGACGTGCCCCCCGCCCCGGACATCAAGCACATGTACATGTCCTGGGACCTGGAGGACATGGAGAAGTACCGCATGCAGTCCATCCGCCGCGAGAGCCGCACGCGCCAGAAGGTCAAAGGGCCCCTCATGTCCCAGTATGACAACGTGGCCCCGCTGCTGCAGGACGAGCTGGGGGGCCTGGATGCCGTCCACCTGTGCAGCAAATCGGATCCTGGCAAGAGCGGCCTGCTGACGGTggcagaagggaaggagggcaggTACCCGGCCAAGGCGGCCACGCCCGAAGGGGACGAGCGTTACTACGGGCAGCACGCGGAGCCTGAGCTGGACCGAGCCCTCTATCACGGTGGGGGCTACGGGAACGGGCAGCCCGAGAAGCCGTCCCTGCcccagaagcagagcagcatcCGGAACAGGAAGATGCACgaaccaggcagcagcagcagcgagcACAGGACGTATTTGCAGCAGGAAGCCAACCATAGGCAGCCTTCCGAACCCAAAAATGGGCCCCCCTACCCTGAGTACAGGCCCAAGGGTGGCCCGGAGCCCTCTGAGCCCATGGGCTACCAGCACTCGGGCAGCAAGTACATCCCAGGCAGCCAGGAGACCCTGAGGCTGAACCACAAGGAGGGgaggctggcagaggacaggccGGACCTGGAGAGGCCCCGAGGCAGAGCGTCCATGGAGAAGCACTCCAGAGACTGCTACAAGGAGGAGGAACACGCCGCCCCTCCCGTGGCGCCGCCGCCCAAGCCCGAGCGGAGCCACAGCCTCCGGATGCGGGAGCACCCCGAGCCCATGGAGAGGGACTCTGCCCTGCTGTACCCCTACCAAACCCTGGGCAAGCGCCAAAGCACGATGACTGTGGTGTCCCAGTACGATAATCTGGAGGATTACCATACCCTGCCTCAGCACCAAAGAGGGGGCTATGCTGGAGCGGGGGGCTTCGTGCCCCCTGGCTTCCCCCACGTGCACAGCAGAACTTACGCCACGGCGCTGGGACAGGGAGCCTTCCTCCCCACAGAGCTGTGTCTGCAGAGGCCCGAGACAGAGGTGCACGTCGAGTGA